A genome region from Bombus terrestris chromosome 10, iyBomTerr1.2, whole genome shotgun sequence includes the following:
- the LOC100642697 gene encoding transmembrane protein 268 isoform X1, with the protein MSSQDTTDHVSTVNSPNISSRTKNWVQFEDEAPVKDNNSLEEKTKTNAPAVIKPESVTVNVEKIGKSVDNSDNQQSKNHEYRGAVISTESVQINLDRSGLSRSITSESPDLNLPSDVRVSDPKSASLKTIDLRDVSNGRSTTNNIISTPIGNIRQGFANGDTIVTLLPVNTRWPWITPAKFRPELVPEELMAQGLTLTVEDYVHIMELLVNDVRFNMYNVCYKRILVLWIFTAFIVLLGLLFSGVTGLTLFGLGVMWLVLNAAAIFFCMFIKIKLNHNLEKCMGQVNKHLLRHKILLGLDDRGKISCHKVNLCFIYFDTTDCIKKLQEVIEREEREGRVIGEDGNSEMRRKRELQQRMDIDNSDIVIQGNTTTRISRKQERAELLLLRYASRWAHHFVRRRLDLVIDSQERNRDIAGLSVPPRHCVSARCPCQFIEDHLKYKPRGYPPGFTWCAYLNDPLVKYDITASISN; encoded by the exons GCACCTGTTAAAGATAATAACAGTTTAGAAGAGAAAACTAAAACAAATGCACCAGCTGTAATAAAGCCAGAATCAGTAACAGTAAACGttgagaaaattggaaaatctgTTGATAATTCAGATAATCAACAATCAAAAAATCATGAATATAGAGGTGCTGTGATATCAACTGAATCCGTCCAAATTAATTTAGATAGGTCAGGTTTAAGTCGTTCTATTACATCTGAAAGTCCAGATCTGAATTTACCATCTGATGTAAGAGTTTCTGATCCTAAGAGTGCTTCTCTGAAGACCATTGATCTCCGAGATGTATCTAATGGCAGAAGTActactaataatattataagtacaCCTATTGGGAACATTAGACAAGGTTTTGCTAATGGGGATACTATAGTTACTCTTCTACCAGTTAATACTAGATGGCCATGGATTACTCCAGCTAAATTTCGTCCAGAATTAGTACCAGAAGAATTAATGGCTCAAGGTTTAACg CTTACAGTAGAAGATTACGTACATATAATGGAGTTGCTTGTGAATGATGTACGTTTCAATATGTACAATGTGTGCTACAAGAGAATTCTTGTGCTTTGGATATTTACTGCATTTATTGTATTACTTGGCTTATTGTTTTCTGGAGTAACTGGTCTTACTTTATTTGGGCTTGGCGTCATGTGGCTAGTCCTCAATGCTGCTGCAATATTTTTTTGCATGTTCATCAAGATAAAATTAAACCACAATCTTGAGAAATGTATGGGTCAAGTGAACAAACATTTACTTCGACATAAAATATTGCTTGGATTGGATGATAGAGGAAAAATTTCATGTCACAAAGTCAATCTTTGCTTTATATACTTTGATACTACAGATTGCATC aaAAAATTACAAGAAGTTATAGAACGTGAAGAACGCGAAGGAAGAGTAATTGGCGAAGATGGAAATTCCGAAATGCGACGAAAAAGAGAATTGCAACAGCGAATGGATATAGATAACAGTGATATTGTAATACAAGGCAATACAACCACCAGAATTTCTCGCAAGCAg GAACGGGCGGAGTTGCTGTTGCTGAGGTATGCATCTCGATGGGCACATCACTTTGTGCGCCGCAGACTTGATCTGGTTATAGACTCACAGGAACGTAATAGAGACATCGCGGGTTTATCTGTTCCACCACGACATTGTGTCTCCGCCCGTTGTCCTTGTCAATTTATTGAGGACCATCTTAAGTACAAGCCTAGAG GATATCCACCTGGCTTTACATGGTGTGCTTATCTTAATGACCCATTAGTTAAGTATGATATTACAGCAAGTATCTctaattaa
- the LOC100642697 gene encoding transmembrane protein 268 isoform X3, with protein sequence MSSQDTTDHVSTVNSPNISSRTKNWVQFEDEAPVKDNNSLEEKTKTNAPAVIKPESVTVNVEKIGKSVDNSDNQQSKNHEYRGAVISTESVQINLDRSGLSRSITSESPDLNLPSDVRVSDPKSASLKTIDLRDVSNGRSTTNNIISTPIGNIRQGFANGDTIVTLLPVNTRWPWITPAKFRPELVPEELMAQGLTLTVEDYVHIMELLVNDVRFNMYNVCYKRILVLWIFTAFIVLLGLLFSGVTGLTLFGLGVMWLVLNAAAIFFCMFIKIKLNHNLEKCMGQVNKHLLRHKILLGLDDRGKISCHKVNLCFIYFDTTDCIKKLQEVIEREEREGRVIGEDGNSEMRRKRELQQRMDIDNSDIVIQGNTTTRISRKQERAELLLLRYASRWAHHFVRRRLDLVIDSQERNRDIAGLSVPPRHCVSARCPCQFIEDHLKYKPRDIYIIFLSNLAIR encoded by the exons GCACCTGTTAAAGATAATAACAGTTTAGAAGAGAAAACTAAAACAAATGCACCAGCTGTAATAAAGCCAGAATCAGTAACAGTAAACGttgagaaaattggaaaatctgTTGATAATTCAGATAATCAACAATCAAAAAATCATGAATATAGAGGTGCTGTGATATCAACTGAATCCGTCCAAATTAATTTAGATAGGTCAGGTTTAAGTCGTTCTATTACATCTGAAAGTCCAGATCTGAATTTACCATCTGATGTAAGAGTTTCTGATCCTAAGAGTGCTTCTCTGAAGACCATTGATCTCCGAGATGTATCTAATGGCAGAAGTActactaataatattataagtacaCCTATTGGGAACATTAGACAAGGTTTTGCTAATGGGGATACTATAGTTACTCTTCTACCAGTTAATACTAGATGGCCATGGATTACTCCAGCTAAATTTCGTCCAGAATTAGTACCAGAAGAATTAATGGCTCAAGGTTTAACg CTTACAGTAGAAGATTACGTACATATAATGGAGTTGCTTGTGAATGATGTACGTTTCAATATGTACAATGTGTGCTACAAGAGAATTCTTGTGCTTTGGATATTTACTGCATTTATTGTATTACTTGGCTTATTGTTTTCTGGAGTAACTGGTCTTACTTTATTTGGGCTTGGCGTCATGTGGCTAGTCCTCAATGCTGCTGCAATATTTTTTTGCATGTTCATCAAGATAAAATTAAACCACAATCTTGAGAAATGTATGGGTCAAGTGAACAAACATTTACTTCGACATAAAATATTGCTTGGATTGGATGATAGAGGAAAAATTTCATGTCACAAAGTCAATCTTTGCTTTATATACTTTGATACTACAGATTGCATC aaAAAATTACAAGAAGTTATAGAACGTGAAGAACGCGAAGGAAGAGTAATTGGCGAAGATGGAAATTCCGAAATGCGACGAAAAAGAGAATTGCAACAGCGAATGGATATAGATAACAGTGATATTGTAATACAAGGCAATACAACCACCAGAATTTCTCGCAAGCAg GAACGGGCGGAGTTGCTGTTGCTGAGGTATGCATCTCGATGGGCACATCACTTTGTGCGCCGCAGACTTGATCTGGTTATAGACTCACAGGAACGTAATAGAGACATCGCGGGTTTATCTGTTCCACCACGACATTGTGTCTCCGCCCGTTGTCCTTGTCAATTTATTGAGGACCATCTTAAGTACAAGCCTAGAG atatttatattatattcttgtCTAATCTGGCAATACGTTAA
- the LOC100642697 gene encoding transmembrane protein 268 isoform X2: MSSQDTTDHVSTVNSPNISSRTKNWVQFEDEAPVKDNNSLEEKTKTNAPAVIKPESVTVNVEKIGKSVDNSDNQQSKNHEYRGAVISTESVQINLDRSGLSRSITSESPDLNLPSDVRVSDPKSASLKTIDLRDVSNGRSTTNNIISTPIGNIRQGFANGDTIVTLLPVNTRWPWITPAKFRPELVPEELMAQGLTLTVEDYVHIMELLVNDVRFNMYNVCYKRILVLWIFTAFIVLLGLLFSGVTGLTLFGLGVMWLVLNAAAIFFCMFIKIKLNHNLEKCMGQVNKHLLRHKILLGLDDRGKISCHKVNLCFIYFDTTDCIKKLQEVIEREEREGRVIGEDGNSEMRRKRELQQRMDIDNSDIVIQGNTTTRISRKQERAELLLLRYASRWAHHFVRRRLDLVIDSQERNRDIAGLSVPPRHCVSARCPCQFIEDHLKYKPRAGQKAIHFDISFQPHFVST, translated from the exons GCACCTGTTAAAGATAATAACAGTTTAGAAGAGAAAACTAAAACAAATGCACCAGCTGTAATAAAGCCAGAATCAGTAACAGTAAACGttgagaaaattggaaaatctgTTGATAATTCAGATAATCAACAATCAAAAAATCATGAATATAGAGGTGCTGTGATATCAACTGAATCCGTCCAAATTAATTTAGATAGGTCAGGTTTAAGTCGTTCTATTACATCTGAAAGTCCAGATCTGAATTTACCATCTGATGTAAGAGTTTCTGATCCTAAGAGTGCTTCTCTGAAGACCATTGATCTCCGAGATGTATCTAATGGCAGAAGTActactaataatattataagtacaCCTATTGGGAACATTAGACAAGGTTTTGCTAATGGGGATACTATAGTTACTCTTCTACCAGTTAATACTAGATGGCCATGGATTACTCCAGCTAAATTTCGTCCAGAATTAGTACCAGAAGAATTAATGGCTCAAGGTTTAACg CTTACAGTAGAAGATTACGTACATATAATGGAGTTGCTTGTGAATGATGTACGTTTCAATATGTACAATGTGTGCTACAAGAGAATTCTTGTGCTTTGGATATTTACTGCATTTATTGTATTACTTGGCTTATTGTTTTCTGGAGTAACTGGTCTTACTTTATTTGGGCTTGGCGTCATGTGGCTAGTCCTCAATGCTGCTGCAATATTTTTTTGCATGTTCATCAAGATAAAATTAAACCACAATCTTGAGAAATGTATGGGTCAAGTGAACAAACATTTACTTCGACATAAAATATTGCTTGGATTGGATGATAGAGGAAAAATTTCATGTCACAAAGTCAATCTTTGCTTTATATACTTTGATACTACAGATTGCATC aaAAAATTACAAGAAGTTATAGAACGTGAAGAACGCGAAGGAAGAGTAATTGGCGAAGATGGAAATTCCGAAATGCGACGAAAAAGAGAATTGCAACAGCGAATGGATATAGATAACAGTGATATTGTAATACAAGGCAATACAACCACCAGAATTTCTCGCAAGCAg GAACGGGCGGAGTTGCTGTTGCTGAGGTATGCATCTCGATGGGCACATCACTTTGTGCGCCGCAGACTTGATCTGGTTATAGACTCACAGGAACGTAATAGAGACATCGCGGGTTTATCTGTTCCACCACGACATTGTGTCTCCGCCCGTTGTCCTTGTCAATTTATTGAGGACCATCTTAAGTACAAGCCTAGAG CTGGACAAAAGGCAatacattttgatatttcatttcaaccaCATTTTGTGAGCACATGA
- the LOC100642697 gene encoding transmembrane protein 268 isoform X4, whose protein sequence is MSSQDTTDHVSTVNSPNISSRTKNWVQFEDEAPVKDNNSLEEKTKTNAPAVIKPESVTVNVEKIGKSVDNSDNQQSKNHEYRGAVISTESVQINLDRSGLSRSITSESPDLNLPSDVRVSDPKSASLKTIDLRDVSNGRSTTNNIISTPIGNIRQGFANGDTIVTLLPVNTRWPWITPAKFRPELVPEELMAQGLTLTVEDYVHIMELLVNDVRFNMYNVCYKRILVLWIFTAFIVLLGLLFSGVTGLTLFGLGVMWLVLNAAAIFFCMFIKIKLNHNLEKCMGQVNKHLLRHKILLGLDDRGKISCHKVNLCFIYFDTTDCIKKLQEVIEREEREGRVIGEDGNSEMRRKRELQQRMDIDNSDIVIQGNTTTRISRKQGKSEQVFCRYVQRWAKDYLRRRLDWTVDEEGGNPSSPRHLASALCPCQYIEEWLRNKPHVQGRDFCPSWSSFLKDRGI, encoded by the exons GCACCTGTTAAAGATAATAACAGTTTAGAAGAGAAAACTAAAACAAATGCACCAGCTGTAATAAAGCCAGAATCAGTAACAGTAAACGttgagaaaattggaaaatctgTTGATAATTCAGATAATCAACAATCAAAAAATCATGAATATAGAGGTGCTGTGATATCAACTGAATCCGTCCAAATTAATTTAGATAGGTCAGGTTTAAGTCGTTCTATTACATCTGAAAGTCCAGATCTGAATTTACCATCTGATGTAAGAGTTTCTGATCCTAAGAGTGCTTCTCTGAAGACCATTGATCTCCGAGATGTATCTAATGGCAGAAGTActactaataatattataagtacaCCTATTGGGAACATTAGACAAGGTTTTGCTAATGGGGATACTATAGTTACTCTTCTACCAGTTAATACTAGATGGCCATGGATTACTCCAGCTAAATTTCGTCCAGAATTAGTACCAGAAGAATTAATGGCTCAAGGTTTAACg CTTACAGTAGAAGATTACGTACATATAATGGAGTTGCTTGTGAATGATGTACGTTTCAATATGTACAATGTGTGCTACAAGAGAATTCTTGTGCTTTGGATATTTACTGCATTTATTGTATTACTTGGCTTATTGTTTTCTGGAGTAACTGGTCTTACTTTATTTGGGCTTGGCGTCATGTGGCTAGTCCTCAATGCTGCTGCAATATTTTTTTGCATGTTCATCAAGATAAAATTAAACCACAATCTTGAGAAATGTATGGGTCAAGTGAACAAACATTTACTTCGACATAAAATATTGCTTGGATTGGATGATAGAGGAAAAATTTCATGTCACAAAGTCAATCTTTGCTTTATATACTTTGATACTACAGATTGCATC aaAAAATTACAAGAAGTTATAGAACGTGAAGAACGCGAAGGAAGAGTAATTGGCGAAGATGGAAATTCCGAAATGCGACGAAAAAGAGAATTGCAACAGCGAATGGATATAGATAACAGTGATATTGTAATACAAGGCAATACAACCACCAGAATTTCTCGCAAGCAg GGTAAAAGCGAACAAGTATTCTGCCGCTATGTACAACGTTGGGCAAAGGATTATTTACGTCGCCGATTGGATTGGACAGTAGACGAAGAAGGTGGAAATCCTTCTTCACCTCGTCACTTAGCATCGGCTTTATGTCCGTGTCAATATATAGAAGAATGGTTACGCAATAAACCTCATGTTCAAGGCAGAGATTTCTGTCCTAGCTGGAGTAGTTTTCTTAAAGATAGAGGCATTTAA